A region of the Gouania willdenowi chromosome 1, fGouWil2.1, whole genome shotgun sequence genome:
gaaataaataccctaataacagttaacctttctcttgtgttagctttctgtttgcATCTCTCATGATAATGGGTcccaaatcagctgtaaaatacactaaaaacaaatatttatcatctaatttccttcctatctattggttacctaggttttttttttttgttgggcaTCTAATCTGAGCCTTTTATGTGTCACTATAGcccttgatttatattttttttaaagaatgaggCCAATCCAATCTGGTTAGGGCACAACTTACTGTACATTCTGAAAAGtaatttttagtgttttgttaatgGATATAATCAAATGCATAATAACATTATAAACAGTACATGCAGCTAGTAAAATACACgtctatatttgtttttcttttttaaaggttttttgggTCTTTAATGATGCTTAGAGAATTTTGAGGATGACTTAAAATATGAGGAACTGTAACAATTTTTTCTTTCCATCCCATCAGATATGGTGGTGGTCCACCTCGTTTTGGCGGTGGCGGTGGAGGAGGGAACAGAGGAGGACCTCCTCCAAAGTTTGGTAACCCCGGTGAGAGGCTGCGAAAGAAACACTGGAACCTTGATGAGCTGCCAAAGTTTCAAAAGAACTTCTACCAAGAGCACCCAGACGTCGGCCACAGACCTCTTGTAAGACTCAATTTGAGGCCGTCTCTCTTTTTGACCTGCACTTTCTTTGTGAttgtaaaactgaaaaatgtcaacacatttttacaattcCAGCAAGAAGTTGACCAGTATCGCAGAAACAAAGAAGTAACTGTCAAAGGTCGAGATTGCCCCAAACCAATTATGAAATTCCATGAAGCTGCATTTCCAAGTGAGTAAAATATCCACCCTCACACTTTTTCTTACTGTCCACCTTCTATCTATTATTCAAGGAAGGtgtaggggtgtgtgtgtgggtggggcgAATATCTTCCTGACACGGTGCCtattcgacctgaaactttgttaaCAGGTTCCAAATACGctaagtgtgtgcatctgttattttggagtaatttggtcatttcaaaatgtttagtttaattttatttcagctTGACGGCACATTGATGTTCACCCAGAAgtaaaacctattcagcttttgacctcagtgtgtgaggggccgctagcgcaccatctatatctgtTTCACTGCACAGTTCACGTCCAATGCGTGCTGGCTGAGTTTGGCCCTAATCTCGCTCCTGTGGACtcctcttttgaggaaaaatacttttttacctttccttatttggtgattcaaaatgtttattttcatgttagtttgaccgttcgctgtttagaccccttatgctcccacatgaatgcatactttcGATGGGCACTGTTCTAGTTATACTAAATTACAAATGTCCCTGCATTAGACTGAGCAACTCTTCAGAAGTTGATTTTTCTAATGTTTCCTTTTCTAAGGTTATGTTATGGACATTATTGTAAAACAGAATTGGATTGAACCAACTCCGATCCAATCCCAGGGGTGGCCTGTTGCCCTGAGTGGTAAAGACATGGTTGGAATCGCTCAAACTGGGTCTGGAAAAACCCTTGCAGTAAGTGAATCCAGCCTAAACATTTCTGTGTTGGCATAGAAAAGATATCCATTAGTTGGATATTGAATcagtttttcaattttaatttttttcatcttccaGTACCTGCTACCTGCAATTGTGCACATCCAACATCAGCCCTTCTTGGAGCATGGTGATGGACCTATTGTAAGTGCATTTAAGAGATTTTTAAAGTAGCGTAGGCAATTAAATTGGCACTAAATAGCTACATTAAAGAGTATTCGAAAATGTAAACTCTTTTTAATAACAGAAGCAGCTTTAGGTATCAGATGATGTTTATTTCttgattagttttttttgttttaaaaaaaggtaaaattcaGAATGAGATGGATGCTTTTtgaatcctgtttttttttagtgcttGGTGCTGGCACCAACCCGAGAGCTGGCTCAGCAGGTGCAACAAGTGGCTGCTGAATATGGTCGAGCTTCCCGTCTGAAGAGCACCTGCATATATGGTGGTGCCCCCAAAGGACCCCAACTCAGGGACTTGGAGAGaggtgttggttttttttagtaaaatttCTGTctgttaaaaatgttcaaaacaacCCACCAGAAATTTCTGTCACTCTCAGGGTCAACAAATAACATGGTGTTCTTGCATTTTGCTCTATTTGTTTAAGGTGTCGAGATTTGCATCGCTACTCCAGGGCGTCTCATTGATTTCCTGGAGTGTGGTAAGACCAATTTGCGTCGTTGCACATATCTGGTACTGGATGAAGCTGACCGTATGCTGGACATGGGATTTGAACCTCAGATCCGCAAGATAGTGGAACAAATTCGGGTAATTCCTGTTTAATGCTGCTACTTAATACTGACATTGAAAGATCTCAGATTTTGAACGACAGCTATAATCATAAACACAGAACAATACGTTTTGTTACTATTTGATAGTACTATATAAACATGGCTGAACAAGAAATTATACATAGAATAAATTAGTTAGCTTGGATCTACTAGTTATTATATTGCGCTTTTCAAATTCaatgtattaattttatttttaaagctagaAAATAGTGTTGACATTTCTCTTCCTGGATTTCACAGCCAGATCGGCAGACCCTGATGTGGAGCGCCACCTGGCCTAAGGAAGTTCGTCAGCTAGCTGAGGACTTCCTGAAGGACTACGTTCAGATCAACATTGGAGCGCTGCAGCTCAGTGCCAATCACAACATCCTGCAGATTGTTGATGTGTGCAGTGATATGGAGAAGGAAGACAAGTGAGTGGAAGAGTAATGATGCTCAGGTTATTATGaagggtgaccgtggctcaggtggtagagggtcgtcttctgatcgagaggttgggggttcgatcccagtacctgactgtgtcgacgtgtccttgggcaagtcccattggtgtgtgaatgtgagagtgattgggtgaatgagctgtttTGTAAAGCGTTTTGAGACtgcttcatttttcattttattatttatttatttcattcattaaaaaaaaatgcaacaacagcATTTACAcgaatgaaaaggagcagaaagaagtaaaaacttaTAATGTCTGCCCCCTAtcaacacaaaattatttacaGTTCCAGTTCCTTTGAGCTGTCTCATGCAGCCGCCTTATCAATTACAAGACATcaagacacaaaataaagttaatcaaaacaaaaaatacaaaataaagttaatcgaaacacaaaatacaaaataaagttaatCGAAACacagaatacaaaataaagttaatcaaatacaaaataaagttaatcaaaacacaaaatacaaaataaagttgatcaaaatacaaaataaagttgaTCTGCTACTCTGCAGTGTTATATTTCTGTAACATTGATAATTTAACAtactttttaaacacataaatggacttagaagttttaatttttcagtgtggggataaagcgctatataaatcaagtccatttaccatttattatccTATTGAAACCTGTTGGTTAGGGTTAAATAAGCAAACaccaaagtgtttttacttcagttGATAATGCAGCCAGAACTGCAAGTGTCATTTTGTtgccacaggaagtgcaatgaTGGATGTATTAACTAAGAGTTAATCTGAAATGTCTTCCATCAGACTGATCCGTTTATTGGAGGAGATCATGAGTGAGAAAGAGAACAAGACCATTATTTTTGTGGAAACCAAAAGACGCTGTGATGAGCTGACAAGGCGAATGAGGAGGGATGGGTAAGTAATGCTTGTCCTAGCTTGAGTTCTTCTTTTCAACTGTAAAACTCAGTATGGGTTGATGTTCTTTTCATTAATTCTTTTTAGATGAGTTTTATACCTAGGCTTGTAGTGTTTaaggctcagtgtgtgtgtcacaggtgGCCTGCAATGGGGATACATGGAGACAAGAGCCAACAGGAGAGGGACTGGGTTCTTAATGGTGAGCTTTAAAAAGCAGCAAATTCAGGAACTGAAAAGACATTGTTTCAGAAACGGCTTTTTAATACGTAATGCTTAACCTTTTCAGTTGTCAGAGAAAACttactgttttaattaattCTGTCCCTTCCAGAATTTAGATATGGCAAAGCTCCCATTCTGATTGCCACAGATGTTGCCTCACGCGGCTTAGGTCAGTATTTCTTCGAGTTGTATTTCCTTGTTATCAGTGTAAcacctttttaaaaatttattattttttttaatttttttaaagaaagtggtTTTGCTTTCTTTAACTTTTCTATGCATTTTCTGAGTTTTTCTCACCTTAAGGTGGAGTCTTTGTGGCAGGCACTAGGCATGACAGTCCCAGGCCTCGAGAGGGAGAAGGATCTCTATTGGAAGTGCTCAACTGGCTTGCCACCCAGTGGGCCTAGAGAGGTGAAAGAGCTTGTGTGCCAGTGATCTTCAAAAGGCTGCGTGGCTAAGCCTTTGTCTCTGATATGTCCTACCAAATACACATCTGTTCTCTGTCCAAGGATTTCACCTGACAAATGCCATCCAGCTGTTTTCAACCTAAACGTttaaaagaaccaaaaaaaaaagaaggatatATTCAATGCTGTGACTTTTGCCTTGCATGCTGTTGTGTTACAGAGCGCTGTATTGCAAGTCACCTGTTTGAGATTTGGAACAATTGTTACCTCAAAGCTCGTATCACATGGCATGGGTGTGAGCTTGTCCaagttttcagttgtttttctttttctcgtGCTGGATTTCTTGAAATGGAGAGGGCAGTTTGAAACCTTTTTATCTCTGTAAATTGATGAGACCTGGCACATTTGTTTAGGCAGGGTAGTGGGGACATCAAATAAGAGGAGACAGACATGAGACATCTCAAATCAAAGTTCCTCCCTCGCCTGCGTTTTAAAGTCATGTCGAGACCTGCCAACGAGAGACATTTTCTCAAGTGAACACTGGCTTCTTGGGAGCTCTTGCCTTGATGAGACTGATGAAGGGGGTGGGTGGGATTCATCCTCTGCCCGCTTAATGGTCCTTTTTTTTTGAAGAGGATCCTGCTCAAATTAGTACCTGGTCTATTTTGTCTTGGCAAGACGTGCAGTGTGGCCTTTAATAACAAGCTTTCTTGAGAGTGTACTGGGGAAAACCAGGACCGGCAAAAATGAACCCCTCAGTGATCCTTTATTGGCACGTGAGGAGGCCCCAGTGCATATCGTGGCCCAACTGCATAGAAGCTCCTGGATGTCACTTGACAATTTGTGAGGGATTTCGCTGCCTTGGGAAAGGACTAGTGATTGCATACTCCTTTATGGTAAGgcataaatccacttttttactCCCTTGGTAACAAGAGGGAGATTGATGTCTTTGATTATGGTAAGCAATTGGAGTGTGCATCGTTTCTCTCTTCCCACAGTAGTATTCCCATGGAATAGATGTGTGCACAATGTTCTGTTGACTAAACATGTTTCCTCCGCAGCCTAACGACATCTCCCTCTTCCCCAGCTGTGATGGTTGCTAACTTGTTCCTCTGATCTGGCTGTTGTGGTGTGCAAAATCCTGTGTGGCCTCCATGTTATGTTTTGCCACACTGCAACACTTTCACAGATGTGGAGgatgtcaaatttgtcatcaattaTGACTACCCTAACTCCTCCGAGGATTATATTCACCGCATTGGACGCACAGCCCGAAGTCAAAAAACAGGCACTGCCTACACCTTCTTCACCCCCAACAACATGAAACAAGCAAGCGACCTGATCTCTGTGCTCCGCGAGGCCAACCAGGCCATTAACCCCAAGCTGATCCAGATGGCTGAGGACAGAGGAGGTAAAATGCCCAGAAGATCCTGTACTTTTTTCCTccttattttcttcttttttgataTGACACATGGCCTCgaaatttatttagtttatgtTTTTCCACACTGGATCATTGAGAAACTTTGCTTTGCATGTTTGGGTTATATATCATAATACTAATTTTACATAAAAATGCATCAGTTGTCTGCAGAGTTAACTGAAAACAAATTAGTTGTTTAtgtcaacattttaaaacaaatttcaaaccacagaaaaatatgGTTTACAATTTTgtgtaaggttt
Encoded here:
- the LOC114462275 gene encoding probable ATP-dependent RNA helicase DDX5, with protein sequence MPGFSDRDRGRDRGYGGGPPRFGGGGGGGNRGGPPPKFGNPGERLRKKHWNLDELPKFQKNFYQEHPDVGHRPLQEVDQYRRNKEVTVKGRDCPKPIMKFHEAAFPSYVMDIIVKQNWIEPTPIQSQGWPVALSGKDMVGIAQTGSGKTLAYLLPAIVHIQHQPFLEHGDGPICLVLAPTRELAQQVQQVAAEYGRASRLKSTCIYGGAPKGPQLRDLERGVEICIATPGRLIDFLECGKTNLRRCTYLVLDEADRMLDMGFEPQIRKIVEQIRPDRQTLMWSATWPKEVRQLAEDFLKDYVQINIGALQLSANHNILQIVDVCSDMEKEDKLIRLLEEIMSEKENKTIIFVETKRRCDELTRRMRRDGWPAMGIHGDKSQQERDWVLNEFRYGKAPILIATDVASRGLDVEDVKFVINYDYPNSSEDYIHRIGRTARSQKTGTAYTFFTPNNMKQASDLISVLREANQAINPKLIQMAEDRGGRGRGGRGGYKDDRRDRYSGGGRSSFGGSYRDGDRGYGNGPKSAFGGNKAPNGGSYGGNSANSSGSYGNSYGSNNGQGNFGAPTNQVGTFGNQNFQGPPQYGGMQRGNQNGMNHPAFPYNSQPPAQQGQQPPPPPMVPYPMPPSFPQ